From Thermotoga sp. Ku-13t, the proteins below share one genomic window:
- a CDS encoding argininosuccinate synthase: protein MHSKKVVLAYSGGLDTSVILKWLCEKGFEVIAFVANVGQKDNFEFIRNKALKTGASKVHIEDLRREFVTDFIFVALMGNAVYEGRYLLGTSLARPLIAKKQVEIAEKENAEYVAHGATGKGNDQVRFELTYAALNPHLKVISPWKDPEFLEMFKGRTDLINYAKQKEIPIRASVEKPYSEDENLMHISHEAGKLEDPLYVADESVFNRTVSPKQAPDEETLIQIHFKDGIPIKVVNLNDGTVKEDPLGLFEYLNEIGSKNGVGRVDMVENRFIGIKSRGVYETPGATILWTAHRDLEGIAMDKEVMHLRDMLSVKFSELIYNGFWYSPEMDFLLAAFKKSQERIDGYVTVSIYKGNVMPVARFSPTSLYDQALSSMDVEGGFNALDSRGFINIHSIRLKAHHIVLKEKDPFAWRKGLTHA from the coding sequence GTGCACAGCAAGAAGGTGGTGCTCGCCTACAGCGGAGGTCTGGACACATCGGTAATACTCAAATGGCTCTGTGAGAAAGGGTTCGAAGTGATCGCCTTCGTGGCGAACGTGGGCCAAAAGGACAATTTCGAGTTCATCAGGAACAAGGCGTTGAAAACCGGCGCCTCTAAGGTGCACATCGAAGACTTGCGAAGAGAATTCGTGACAGACTTCATCTTCGTCGCGCTCATGGGCAACGCGGTCTACGAGGGTAGATATCTTCTTGGAACATCCTTGGCCAGGCCACTCATAGCCAAGAAGCAAGTGGAGATCGCAGAAAAAGAGAACGCAGAGTACGTGGCACACGGAGCAACGGGAAAGGGAAACGACCAGGTCAGGTTCGAACTGACTTACGCTGCTCTCAACCCACACCTGAAGGTGATATCGCCCTGGAAGGATCCTGAGTTTCTGGAGATGTTCAAAGGCAGAACAGATCTGATCAACTACGCCAAGCAAAAGGAAATCCCCATCAGAGCCAGCGTAGAAAAACCCTACAGTGAAGACGAAAATCTCATGCACATCTCCCACGAAGCTGGCAAACTTGAAGATCCGCTGTACGTGGCTGACGAATCCGTCTTCAACAGGACCGTTTCTCCGAAGCAAGCGCCAGACGAAGAGACCCTCATTCAGATCCACTTTAAAGATGGCATACCCATCAAAGTGGTGAATTTGAACGATGGAACTGTCAAAGAAGATCCACTGGGGCTGTTCGAGTATCTCAACGAGATAGGTTCCAAAAACGGTGTTGGCCGAGTCGACATGGTGGAGAACAGGTTCATTGGCATAAAGTCCAGAGGAGTTTACGAAACCCCAGGTGCCACGATCCTGTGGACCGCACACAGAGACCTTGAAGGAATCGCAATGGATAAAGAAGTCATGCACCTAAGAGACATGCTTTCCGTGAAGTTTTCAGAACTGATCTACAACGGTTTCTGGTACTCACCAGAGATGGACTTTCTCCTGGCGGCGTTCAAGAAATCTCAAGAAAGAATCGATGGCTATGTGACCGTCTCCATTTACAAAGGGAACGTGATGCCTGTGGCACGGTTCTCACCGACCTCCTTATATGACCAAGCGCTCTCCAGCATGGATGTCGAAGGTGGATTCAACGCGCTCGATTCCAGGGGGTTCATAAACATTCATTCCATAAGGTTAAAGGCGCACCACATCGTGCTGAAAGAAAAGGATCCGTTTGCATGGAGGAAGGGACTGACACATGCCTAA
- the argH gene encoding argininosuccinate lyase has product MPKLWEKGYSLDSLVELFTVGKDFLTDMRLIKYDVVASMAHAEMLTRVGYLSREEFEELKVALEKLLKLIETSQFSISPSEEDCHTAIENFLVREVGDTAKKIHTARSRNDQVLTALRLLYKDQLREVEQLIQQLQKQLKLFSSKFGKIKFAGFTHTRKAMPTDFKTWSMAFYDALSDDIKLLKVTFELIDQCPLGTGAGYGIPAKIDRRFTATRLGFRKVQKNPIHAQLSRGKYEFLLLHVLSQISFDLNRFASDIIFFSLPEIGYLVLPKELCTGSSLMPHKLNPDPLELVRAYHNRIVARQMECVMIVDNLITGYHRDMQLLKEIVLESFDIVRQLLLVMGLVFGKLKVNRKKCEESLTEEVLSTERVYRLVGKGIPFRDAYKIVAQELGVREDEKT; this is encoded by the coding sequence ATGCCTAAGTTGTGGGAAAAAGGTTACAGCCTCGATTCTCTGGTCGAACTGTTCACCGTGGGTAAAGACTTTCTCACCGATATGAGACTGATCAAGTACGACGTGGTCGCTTCGATGGCACACGCAGAGATGCTCACAAGGGTTGGTTATTTATCCAGAGAAGAATTCGAAGAATTGAAGGTTGCACTCGAAAAGCTTCTGAAGTTGATCGAAACAAGCCAGTTTTCTATCTCCCCATCGGAAGAAGATTGTCACACCGCGATAGAGAACTTCTTGGTCCGGGAGGTTGGTGACACTGCCAAGAAGATCCACACAGCTCGCTCGAGGAACGATCAGGTCCTAACGGCACTTCGCCTTCTCTACAAAGACCAGCTAAGAGAGGTCGAACAGTTGATCCAGCAACTGCAAAAGCAACTGAAACTCTTTTCGTCAAAATTTGGGAAGATAAAGTTCGCAGGTTTCACACACACGAGAAAAGCGATGCCGACGGATTTCAAAACCTGGTCTATGGCCTTCTACGATGCTCTGAGCGATGATATCAAGCTGTTGAAGGTCACTTTCGAATTGATCGATCAATGTCCTCTTGGTACAGGTGCTGGTTATGGCATACCGGCGAAAATAGATAGACGTTTCACGGCGACAAGACTTGGTTTCAGGAAAGTCCAGAAGAATCCCATACACGCACAGTTGAGCAGGGGCAAGTACGAGTTCCTCCTGTTGCACGTTCTCAGTCAGATCAGTTTCGATCTGAACAGGTTCGCGAGCGACATAATTTTCTTCTCGCTGCCAGAGATCGGTTATTTGGTTTTACCTAAGGAGTTGTGTACCGGCAGCTCACTCATGCCTCACAAACTCAACCCTGATCCGTTGGAGCTGGTGAGGGCTTACCATAACAGGATCGTGGCGAGGCAAATGGAGTGCGTCATGATCGTTGACAACCTGATCACAGGTTACCACAGGGACATGCAACTACTGAAAGAGATCGTTCTTGAATCCTTCGACATCGTGCGACAGTTGTTGCTCGTGATGGGGTTGGTGTTTGGAAAGCTGAAGGTGAACAGGAAGAAGTGCGAAGAAAGCCTGACAGAGGAAGTCCTGTCGACCGAAAGGGTTTACAGGCTCGTAGGGAAAGGAATTCCATTCAGGGATGCTTACAAGATCGTCGCACAGGAGTTAGGGGTGAGAGAAGATGAAAAAACTTAG
- the argC gene encoding N-acetyl-gamma-glutamyl-phosphate reductase, with protein MKKLRVAIVGATGYTGLELLRILNNHPQVEIALLSSKSFAGKSLSEVYPFELDQTILEGIDRQKLIEKNCDVLFAALPAGASYELVKSLGNMRVIDLGADFRFDDPHLYEKHYGNSLPDYDSSERVYGLTELYREQIRKASIVANPGCYPTAVLLGLAPLAKNGLLHANTVFVDAKSGVSGAGRKQDEQYSFCELNENLRPYNLVNHRHVPEIEEKLEKMVGRRINVVFVPHLVPMNRGILCTIYLETHLKVQEAHELYNEFYKDEPFVHVLPLGTHPATRWCLGSNHVFLSLAKDERTSTLIVVSTLDNLMKGASGQAVQNMNVMFSIEEETALYLKPIYP; from the coding sequence ATGAAAAAACTTAGGGTAGCCATTGTAGGAGCCACCGGTTACACGGGGTTGGAGCTGTTGAGAATACTGAACAACCATCCCCAAGTAGAGATAGCCCTTCTTTCATCGAAAAGCTTTGCAGGCAAAAGCCTGAGTGAAGTCTATCCTTTCGAACTCGATCAGACCATCCTGGAAGGCATCGACAGACAAAAGCTGATAGAAAAAAACTGTGATGTTCTGTTCGCAGCCTTGCCGGCGGGCGCCAGCTACGAACTGGTGAAAAGCTTGGGTAACATGAGAGTCATCGATCTGGGAGCCGATTTCAGATTCGACGATCCCCACCTCTACGAAAAACACTACGGCAACAGTCTTCCAGACTATGACTCAAGCGAAAGAGTTTACGGGCTCACCGAATTGTACAGGGAACAGATCAGAAAAGCAAGCATCGTTGCAAATCCTGGCTGTTACCCAACGGCGGTCTTGCTGGGCCTAGCGCCACTAGCAAAAAACGGTCTGTTGCATGCCAACACAGTCTTCGTCGATGCTAAATCCGGTGTTTCGGGCGCGGGTAGAAAGCAGGATGAACAGTATTCGTTCTGCGAGCTGAACGAAAATCTCAGACCGTACAACCTCGTGAACCACAGGCACGTACCGGAGATAGAAGAAAAACTTGAAAAGATGGTTGGAAGAAGGATCAACGTCGTGTTCGTACCACACCTCGTGCCAATGAACAGGGGCATCCTGTGCACGATCTACCTTGAGACACATTTGAAGGTTCAAGAAGCGCATGAACTCTACAATGAATTCTACAAAGACGAGCCCTTCGTGCATGTACTTCCCCTAGGTACCCATCCGGCCACAAGATGGTGCCTGGGCAGTAACCATGTGTTTCTTTCCCTGGCGAAAGATGAGAGAACGAGCACACTGATCGTTGTGTCCACCCTCGACAACCTGATGAAGGGTGCTTCCGGTCAAGCCGTTCAGAACATGAACGTGATG